A genomic window from Mycetohabitans rhizoxinica HKI 454 includes:
- a CDS encoding 2-hydroxymuconic semialdehyde dehydrogenase: MNIESDTASSYPRLLRHYIDGEFVAGDVTFQDLSPVDGSQVALVCEADAQAVDRAVRAARAAQLAGWRDTTPAQRADWLYRIAQGIEAHFDAFVATEVADTGRPVAQARTLDVARGIANFRIFADLVRTANSEFFETHTSDGGELINYVTRKPLGVVGIISPWNLPLLLLTWKVAPALAMGNCVVAKPSEETPGSATLLAEVIHEVGLPRGVFNLIHGHGPNAAGEFLTRHSDISAITFTGESRTGSTIMKTVADGVKDISFELGGKNAAVVFADADFDAAVDGVAKSSFTNAGQVCLCSERVYVERPIFERFVAALKQKAQALRVGAPEDPATTMGPLISQHHRDKVLSYFRLAVEEGANVVTGGDVPHFGDARDRGAFVNPTIWTGLPDTARCVTEEIFGPVCHVAPFDSEDEVISRVNHSAYGLAASIWTTHLTRGHRVARQIETGIVWVNAWFVRDLRTPFGGAKLSGIGREGGRHSLDFYSELTNICVKIG; encoded by the coding sequence GGACTTGAGCCCGGTCGACGGCTCGCAGGTTGCGTTGGTCTGCGAGGCTGATGCACAAGCCGTGGATCGCGCGGTGCGGGCGGCACGAGCAGCCCAACTGGCCGGTTGGCGCGACACGACGCCGGCGCAGCGGGCGGACTGGCTGTACCGGATTGCCCAAGGCATTGAAGCGCACTTTGATGCATTCGTTGCCACGGAAGTGGCGGACACCGGCCGTCCGGTTGCCCAAGCGCGGACGCTGGACGTGGCGCGAGGCATCGCCAATTTCCGCATATTTGCCGACTTGGTGCGTACCGCAAACAGCGAGTTTTTCGAGACCCATACGTCGGACGGCGGCGAGTTGATCAATTATGTGACGCGCAAGCCGCTCGGCGTGGTGGGCATCATTTCGCCATGGAATCTGCCGCTGCTGCTGCTGACGTGGAAGGTTGCGCCCGCGCTCGCGATGGGCAATTGCGTGGTGGCCAAACCGTCGGAGGAAACGCCCGGCTCGGCGACACTGCTGGCCGAGGTGATCCATGAAGTTGGCTTGCCACGCGGGGTATTCAACCTGATCCATGGTCACGGGCCCAACGCGGCGGGCGAGTTCCTGACCCGTCATTCGGACATCAGCGCGATCACGTTTACCGGCGAGTCGCGCACCGGCAGCACTATCATGAAGACGGTTGCCGATGGCGTGAAGGACATTTCGTTTGAGCTGGGCGGCAAGAATGCGGCGGTCGTGTTCGCCGACGCCGATTTCGACGCCGCGGTTGACGGCGTGGCCAAATCAAGCTTCACGAACGCAGGGCAGGTTTGCTTATGCAGCGAACGGGTGTACGTCGAGCGGCCAATCTTCGAGCGCTTCGTGGCCGCGCTGAAGCAAAAGGCACAGGCGCTGCGCGTGGGCGCACCAGAAGATCCGGCCACCACGATGGGACCGTTGATTTCACAACACCATCGCGACAAGGTGCTGTCGTATTTCCGGTTGGCCGTCGAGGAAGGTGCCAACGTGGTAACCGGCGGCGATGTCCCGCATTTCGGTGATGCCCGGGATCGTGGCGCATTCGTGAACCCGACCATCTGGACGGGCCTGCCGGACACCGCGCGCTGCGTGACCGAGGAGATCTTCGGGCCGGTTTGCCATGTGGCGCCGTTCGACAGCGAGGACGAGGTGATCAGCCGCGTCAACCATAGCGCCTACGGTCTGGCGGCAAGCATCTGGACTACGCACCTGACCCGGGGCCACCGTGTCGCGCGCCAGATCGAGACCGGCATTGTGTGGGTCAACGCGTGGTTCGTGCGTGATCTGCGCACGCCATTTGGCGGCGCCAAGCTGTCGGGCATCGGTCGCGAAGGCGGTCGACATTCGCTCGACTTCTACTCTGAACTTACCAATATTTGCGTGAAGATCGGATAA
- a CDS encoding RidA family protein, which produces MTESTSQGRVVPGKATPRGRFPHLQRAGDFLFVSGTSARRPDNTIVGASVDALGTVNLDIRAQTRAVIENIRDILCAEGANLSNLVDISAFLVNMNDFGGYNEVYGEFFDETGPTRTTVAVHQLPHPHLLIEIKAVAYAPRQR; this is translated from the coding sequence ATGACTGAATCGACTTCCCAGGGCCGCGTTGTGCCAGGCAAGGCCACGCCGCGTGGCCGATTTCCGCACCTGCAGCGTGCCGGTGACTTCTTGTTCGTATCGGGCACCAGCGCCCGCCGTCCCGACAATACGATCGTCGGCGCGTCGGTTGATGCGCTCGGTACGGTGAACTTGGACATCCGGGCACAGACCCGGGCGGTGATCGAGAATATTCGCGACATCCTGTGCGCCGAGGGGGCCAACCTCTCGAATCTGGTCGACATCTCGGCGTTCCTGGTCAACATGAATGACTTTGGTGGATACAACGAGGTTTATGGCGAGTTTTTTGACGAGACCGGGCCGACCCGCACGACCGTAGCCGTCCATCAGCTACCCCACCCGCACCTGCTGATCGAGATTAAGGCTGTCGCGTATGCGCCGCGCCAGCGCTGA